The Raoultibacter phocaeensis genome includes a window with the following:
- a CDS encoding 4Fe-4S dicluster domain-containing protein: MAARSFVFADPSRCIGCKTCMVACIRSHEGSETTGPRLQLVTTMKVSAPIGCHHCLDAPCVKSCPTGCLYSDGARVGIREERCIGCQNCVLACPFGAVSIGSKSSVELFGGLTFETGQTPVVIKCDLCFGRKAGPACVEACPTDGLFLADDRFFATEAAIKHGKAAKTVESFMESFLDARV; encoded by the coding sequence ATGGCCGCGAGAAGTTTCGTCTTTGCGGATCCAAGCAGATGTATTGGCTGCAAGACGTGCATGGTAGCGTGCATTCGGTCGCACGAGGGAAGCGAGACGACCGGTCCTCGTCTCCAGCTCGTTACGACGATGAAAGTGTCGGCTCCCATAGGCTGCCATCATTGCTTGGATGCACCGTGCGTCAAATCCTGTCCGACGGGATGTCTGTATTCCGACGGTGCCCGCGTCGGCATCCGCGAAGAGCGATGCATCGGTTGCCAGAACTGTGTGCTTGCCTGTCCGTTCGGCGCCGTTTCCATCGGATCGAAATCGAGTGTCGAACTGTTCGGGGGTCTGACGTTCGAAACTGGGCAAACGCCGGTCGTCATCAAGTGCGATTTATGCTTTGGCAGAAAAGCGGGGCCGGCGTGCGTTGAAGCGTGTCCGACCGACGGGTTGTTTCTCGCTGATGACAGGTTTTTCGCAACAGAGGCTGCGATCAAGCACGGCAAAGCGGCTAAGACCGTCGAATCGTTCATGGAATCGTTTTTGGACGCACGAGTATAG
- a CDS encoding helix-turn-helix domain-containing protein, whose amino-acid sequence MKFNEKLCSIRKSRGLSQEELGFELQVSRQTVSKWESGQSYPDFQRLVLLSDYFDMTLDELVRGLDVQDVRDMNRTDERVASLYRDIESGKESVRKAWKAFCIVGGIILVLFAAVVVVGIVSPHVG is encoded by the coding sequence ATGAAATTCAACGAGAAGCTTTGCTCGATCAGGAAATCACGCGGTTTGTCGCAGGAAGAGCTTGGGTTCGAGCTGCAGGTGTCGCGGCAAACGGTGTCGAAGTGGGAATCGGGGCAGTCGTATCCCGATTTCCAGCGCCTCGTGCTCTTAAGTGACTATTTCGATATGACGCTCGACGAACTGGTCCGGGGGTTGGATGTGCAGGATGTGAGAGACATGAACCGCACCGACGAACGGGTTGCCTCGCTGTACAGGGATATCGAAAGCGGCAAAGAATCGGTGCGCAAGGCGTGGAAGGCGTTCTGCATCGTCGGCGGCATTATTCTCGTGCTGTTTGCCGCCGTTGTGGTTGTCGGGATTGTGTCTCCGCACGTAGGATAG